The Granulicella arctica genome segment TGGAGCGTGAGCGCTGGGATCCGCTGACGCAGTTTATCTACTCGCTGCTGTCATCGCGGACGAAGACGGAGGCGTCGCATGAGGTGCTGCGCAATCTGCGGGCGGTGTTTGGCACGTGGGAGAATTTGCGGGATGCGCCGGTCGCGGAGATTGAAGAGGCGATTCGGGCGGCGACGTTTCCGGAGCGGAAGGCGGTGCAGTTGAAGACGGCGCTTGAGCAGATTACGGCGCGCTATGGGACGTTGACACTCGATTTTTTGGCGAGCTACAAGACGGAGAAGATTCGGGAGTGGCTCGAACGGTTCGATGGTGTGGGGGTGAAGACGAGCGGCGCGGTGGTCAACTTCAGTACGCTGCGGCGGCGGGCGATGTGCATCGACAGCCATCATCTGCGGATTGTGCAGCGGCTTGGTTTTGTGCCGAAGAGCGCGAATGCTCGCGAGACGGAGACGCGGCTGATGGAGATGGCTCCGACGGCGTGGGGGCCGGAGATGCTGGACGAGCATCACTCGCTGGTGAAGCTGCATGGGCAGCGATTGTGTTTGAAGAACGAGATGCGGTGTGAGCGGTGTCCGCTGCTGGATGTGTGTGCTGCGGGTGGTGCTCGGCGGTAGAGGCTGTTATGAAACTCTTTGATCGATGGAAGATCGGAGCTGGGCCCATCTGTGA includes the following:
- a CDS encoding endonuclease III domain-containing protein, with the translated sequence MTPGASLFAEPPDHRLEDLHERLLAYYGRPVERERWDPLTQFIYSLLSSRTKTEASHEVLRNLRAVFGTWENLRDAPVAEIEEAIRAATFPERKAVQLKTALEQITARYGTLTLDFLASYKTEKIREWLERFDGVGVKTSGAVVNFSTLRRRAMCIDSHHLRIVQRLGFVPKSANARETETRLMEMAPTAWGPEMLDEHHSLVKLHGQRLCLKNEMRCERCPLLDVCAAGGARR